The following proteins come from a genomic window of Pleuronectes platessa chromosome 2, fPlePla1.1, whole genome shotgun sequence:
- the erc2 gene encoding ERC protein 2: protein MYGSARAVGHIESSPARSPRLPRSPRLGHRRANSGGGGGAGGKTLSMENIQSLNAAYATSGPMYLSDHEGVGSTATYPKGTMTLGRATSRAMYGGRVTAMGSSPNIASVGLPHADLLSYSDLGSLSMLHAHHHHHHQGVPSALLRQAVRSSGGELLEIQAQFREMQRENDLLRRELDLKDSKLGSSTNSIKSFWSPELKKERIMRKEEAARTSILKEQMRVTHEENQHLQMTIQALQDELRTQRDLNHLLQQEGGNRSDHFTTIELTEENFRRLQAEHDRQAKELYLLRKTLEEMELRIETQKQTLGARDESIKKLLEMLQSKGLPSGRACEEEEQERARRIADAEAQLGHLEVILDQKEKENIHLREELHRRNQLHQDPSKTKALQTIIEMKDTKIASLERNIRDLEDEIQMLKANGLLNTEDREEEIKQMEVYKNHSKFMKSKIDQLKQELSKKESELLALQTKLETLNNQNSDCKQHIEVLKESLTAKEQRAAILQTEVDALRLRLEEKESFLNKKTKQLQDLTEEKGTLAGEIRDMKDMLEVKERKINVLQKKIENLQDQLRDKDKQLSNLKDRVKSLQTDSSNTDTALATLEEALSEKERIIERLKDQREREDRERLEEVDSYKKENKDLKEKVNSLQIELTDKESNLIDLKEHASSLASSGLKRDSKLKSLEIAIEQKKEECSKLETQLQKKAHEIELQSGPRGNPEFGDRVKLLEKEMNYYKDESGKSQTEVERLLDILREVETEKNDKDKKIAELERQGVKDQTKKGPNIKLGPQGDKKGLGQDPRKDGSMDSGHHVKLEELMTTLERTRQELDATKQRLSSTQQSLQERDTHLTNMRQERRKQLEEILEMKQQALLAAISEKDANIALLELSSSNKKKTQDEVLSLKRERDKLMHQLKQHTQSRMKLIADNYEDEQYHPHGPHHPQPQPPHAQPQTQPQYPHPPHAQQTQYSHTTHPQHPQHPQHPQTPQQHPHAQQPQAQYPHPPHQQHPQQHPQQHPQQHPQQHPQHPQPAPQHQQHPRPPQPQHPHQQHPQHPAQHPAQHPAQHPHGHPPMQHPHPQHPHGPPQQGPHPQHPQHPQHPQHAQHPQHPQHPQHPQHPHHAQNPRHPSPHHRGGPARGPPHAGHRPTPDQDDEEGIWA from the exons ATGTACGGCAGTGCCAGAGCTGTTGGCCATATAGAGAGCAGCCCCGCACGGTCCCCGCGCCTGCCAAGGTCCCCCAGACTGGGCCATCGGAGGGCCAACAGTGGGGGCGGGGGTGGTGCGGGGGGCAAGACGCTCTCCATGGAGAACATCCAGTCCCTCAACGCTGCCTACGCCACGTCAGGGCCCATGTACCTTAGCGACCACGAGGGCGTGGGCTCCACTGCCACTTACCCAAAGGGCACCATGACTCTGGGTCGCGCCACCAGCCGGGCCATGTACGGGGGCCGCGTCACAGCCATGGGCAGCAGTCCCAACATCGCTTCCGTGGGGCTGCCCCACGCTGACCTTCTGTCTTACAGTGACCTGGGCTCCCTCTCCATGCTGCacgcccaccaccaccaccaccaccagggggTGCCCTCTGCCCTGCTGAGGCAGGCGGTGCGGAGCAGTGGTGGGGAGCTGCTGGAGATACAGGCCCAGTTCAGGGAGATGCAGAGGGAGAATGATCTGCTGCGCAGGGAGCTTGACCTGAAGGACAGTAAGTTGGGATCGTCCACCAACAGCATCAAGAGCTTCTGGAGTCCTGagctgaagaaagagagaataatGAGGAAAGAGGAGGCTGCCCGCACATCGATCCTGAAGGAGCAGATGAGAGTGACCCATGAGGAGAACCAG cATCTCCAGATGACCATCCAGGCTCTGCAGGACGAGCTTCGCACACAGCGAGACCTGAACCacctgctgcagcaggagggCGGCAACCGCTCCGATCACTTCACCACCATCGAGCTGACAGAAGAGAACTTCCGTCGGCTGCAGGCGGAACACGACCGGCAGGCCAAGGAGCTCTACTTGCTGAGAAAGacgctggaggagatggagctgaGGATCGAGACACAGAAGCAGACCCTGGGTGCCAGAGACGAGtccatcaagaagctgctggagATGCTGCAGAGCAAAGGGCTGCCCTCGGGCAGGGCGtgcgaggaggaagagcaggagagagccAGGCGAATTGCTGATGCAGAGGCCCAGCTGGGACACCTGGAGGTCATCCTGGatcagaaggagaaagagaacatCCATCTACGAGAG GAACTGCACAGAAGAAATCAgcttcatcaagatccaagCAAAACCAAGGCCCTGCAGACCATCATCGAGATGAAA gacaCCAAAATTGCCTCTCTGGAGCGCAACATCCGAGATCTGGAGGATGAGATCCAGATGCTGAAGGCGAACGGCTTACTgaacacagaggacagagaggaggagatcaaGCAGATGGAGGTCTACAAGAACCACTCAAAGTTCATGAAGTCCAAG ATTGACCAGCTGAAGCAGGAGCTGTCGAAGAAGGAGTCGGAGCTGCTGGCGCTGCAGACAAAACTAGAGACCCTCAACAACCAGAACTCTGACTGCAAACAGCATATCGAGGTGCTCAAGGAGTCTCTCACTGCCAAGGAGCAACGTGCTGCCATCCTGCAAACAGAG GTGGATGCTCTCCGTCTGCGCCTGGAGGAGAAAGAGTCCTTCCTGAACAAGAAGACCAAGCAGCTGCAGGACCTGACGGAGGAGAAGGGAACTCTCGCTGGAGAAATCAGGGACATGAAGGACATGCTGGAGGTCAAAGAGCGGAAGATCAATGTCCTGCAGAAGAAG ATTGAGAATCTGCAGGACCAGCTGCGGGACAAAGACAAGCAGCTGAGCAACCTGAAGGACAGGGTCAAGTCTCTGCAGACCGACTCCAGTAACACAGACACTGCCTTGGCCACCCTGGAGGAGGCGCTGTCAGAGAAG gaaaGGATTATAGAACGTTTAAAGgaccaaagagagagagaggatagagaacgtctggaggaggtggaTTCGTACAAGAAGGAGAACAAGGACCTAAAGGAGAAAGTCAACAGCCTGCAGATAGAGCTAACAGATAAAGAG TCCAATCTCATCGATCTGAAGGAACATGCTTCATCCCTTGCGTCTTCTGGCCTCAAGAGGGATTCAAAGCTCAAATCACTGGAGATCGCTATCGAGCAGAAAAAAGAGGAGTGTAGTAAGTTggagacgcagttgcagaag AAAGCCCATGAGATTGAGCTGCAGTCGGGCCCCAGAGGGAACCCAGAGTTCGGAGATCgagtgaagctgctggagaAAGAGATGAACTACTACAAGGACGAGTCTGGCAAGTCTCAGACGGAGGTGGAGCGACTCCTGGACATCCTGCGAGAGGTGGAGACCGAAAAGAACGATAAGGACAAGAAGATCGCAGAGTTGGAAAG ACAAGGAGTCAAAGACCAGACTAAGAAGGGTCCAAACATAAAGCTGGGACCACAAGGAGACAAGAAAGGCTTAGGACAGGACCCTCGCAAGGACGGCTCCATGGACAGTGGCCACCACGTAAAG CTGGAGGAGTTGATGACCACGCTAGAAAGGACGAGGCAGGAGCTGGACGCCACCAAGCAGCGTCTGTCCTCCACACAGCAGTCTCTGCAGGAGAGGGACACACACCTCACCAACATGAGACAAGAGCGCAGGAAACAGCTGGAGGAGATCCTGGAGATGAA acAACAGGCTCTTCTGGCAGCCATCAGTGAGAAAGATGCAAATATTGCACTGCTTGAACTTTCTTCCTCCAATAAGAAGAAGACCCAGGATGAGGTGCTGAGCCTCAAGAGGGAGCGGGACAAACTGATGCACCAGCTCAAACAGCAC ACACAAAGCAGGATGAAACTGATCGCCGACAACTATGAAGATGAGCAATATCACCCACATGGTCCTCACCACCCCCAGCCTCAGCCCCCGCACGCTCAGCCGCAGACCCAGCCCCAGTACCCCCACCCTCCCCATGCTCAGCAGACTCAATACTCACACACCACTCATCCACAACATCCTCAGCATCCTCAGCATCCTCAGACCCCCCAGCAGCACCCTCATGCCCAGCAGCCACAAGCACAGTACCCTCACCCTCCGCATCAGCAACACCCCCAACAGCACCCCCAGCAGCACCCCCAGCAGCACCCCCAGCAGCACCCACAGCATCCCCAACCGGCTCCCCAGCACCAACAGCACCCACGTCCCCCTCAGCCCCAGCACCCTCACCAACAGCACCCCCAGCACCCAGCACAGCACCCAGCACAGCACCCAGCACAGCACCCACATGGACATCCCCCTATGCAGCACCCTCACCCGCAGCACCCACATGGTCCCCCCCAGCAAGGGCCGCACCCCCAGCATCCGCAGCACCCTCAGCACCCGCAGCACGCCCAGCATCCTCAGCACCCACAGCACCCGCAGCACCCGCAGCACCCACACCACGCCCAGAATCCACGTCATCCGTCGCCACATCATCGTGGAGGGCCAGCCCGCGGACCCCCACATGCTGGTCACCGTCCCACTCCAGACCAG gatgatgaggagggcATTTGGGCGTAA